From a single Paraburkholderia sp. D15 genomic region:
- the glnK gene encoding P-II family nitrogen regulator, with product MKRITAVIKPFKLDEVREALAEVGLTGLTVTEVKGFGRQKGHTELYRGAEYVVDFLPKVKIEVVVADNQCDQVIDAIIGAARTGKIGDGKIFVADVERVIRIRTGEENEAAV from the coding sequence ATGAAGCGCATCACCGCAGTCATCAAACCGTTCAAACTCGACGAAGTGCGCGAGGCGCTCGCTGAAGTCGGCCTCACGGGTCTGACCGTCACCGAGGTCAAGGGCTTCGGCCGTCAGAAAGGGCATACCGAGCTCTATCGTGGTGCAGAGTACGTGGTCGACTTTCTACCGAAGGTGAAGATCGAAGTCGTGGTCGCGGACAATCAATGCGATCAGGTGATCGACGCGATCATCGGCGCGGCGCGCACCGGCAAGATCGGCGACGGCAAGATCTTCGTCGCGGATGTCGAGCGGGTGATCCGCATCCGCACCGGCGAGGAAAACGAAGCGGCGGTCTGA
- a CDS encoding porin — MKKALLAAALMSAGVVAHAQSSVTLYGRLDAGLEYMSGVPTGVGANGQATGSTNRFKAESGDWGTSLWGMKGVEDIGGGNKVLFQLEGSFNTMTGTGPGGGGLFNRWATVGLSNDAYGTFTMGRMLFISNGDWDFDPFGQSNWSSASLVRGRNWPQSSNNFAYQSPKIAGFDFYGQYALSNATNWNGNNPAGQGREAGAQVTYTNSLFQVRGLYDEIRNPGNGILYGPNTGIVNGTNTGGGGVFGASREYSAFVNVFLGQFKIQGAYQAVRSAGATGVLPGQPTALDHEWGGVTWQATPAAALIAAVYHVNGNNGSGNATLYTIGGSYNLSKRTLLDLQIATVRNSKTANFGLNADNPGTSAATDNPLQGHQQSGVYAGIQHSF, encoded by the coding sequence ATGAAGAAAGCTTTGCTCGCCGCGGCGCTCATGTCGGCCGGTGTTGTTGCGCATGCCCAAAGCAGCGTGACGCTGTACGGTCGCCTGGACGCTGGCCTGGAATACATGTCGGGCGTTCCGACTGGTGTGGGCGCGAATGGCCAGGCAACCGGCAGCACGAACCGTTTCAAAGCGGAAAGCGGCGACTGGGGTACCAGCCTGTGGGGTATGAAGGGCGTTGAGGACATCGGTGGCGGCAACAAGGTGCTGTTCCAGTTGGAAGGCTCCTTCAACACGATGACCGGTACGGGCCCTGGCGGCGGCGGTCTCTTCAATCGTTGGGCGACGGTCGGCTTGTCGAACGACGCGTACGGTACGTTCACGATGGGCCGCATGCTCTTCATCTCGAACGGCGATTGGGACTTCGATCCGTTCGGTCAATCGAACTGGTCGTCGGCATCGCTGGTGCGTGGCCGCAACTGGCCGCAATCGAGCAACAACTTCGCGTACCAGTCGCCGAAGATCGCCGGCTTTGACTTCTACGGTCAATACGCGCTGTCGAACGCAACGAACTGGAACGGTAACAACCCGGCTGGTCAGGGTCGTGAAGCCGGCGCACAGGTCACCTACACGAACTCGCTGTTCCAGGTTCGCGGCCTGTACGACGAAATCCGCAACCCGGGCAACGGTATTCTGTACGGCCCGAACACCGGCATCGTCAACGGCACGAACACCGGCGGCGGCGGCGTATTCGGCGCATCGCGCGAATACTCGGCTTTCGTGAACGTGTTCCTCGGCCAGTTCAAGATCCAGGGCGCTTACCAGGCAGTCCGTTCGGCAGGCGCAACGGGCGTTCTGCCGGGCCAGCCGACAGCTCTCGATCACGAATGGGGCGGTGTGACGTGGCAAGCAACGCCGGCAGCGGCGCTGATCGCTGCGGTCTACCACGTGAACGGCAACAACGGTTCGGGCAATGCCACGCTGTACACGATTGGCGGTTCGTACAACCTGTCCAAGCGTACGTTGCTGGATCTGCAGATCGCGACGGTGCGTAACAGCAAGACCGCCAACTTCGGTCTGAATGCCGACAACCCCGGCACGTCCGCCGCAACGGACAACCCGCTGCAAGGCCATCAGCAATCGGGCGTGTACGCAGGTATTCAACACTCGTTCTAA
- a CDS encoding GIY-YIG nuclease family protein — MAWFLYLLECSDGSVYTGIATDVQARFEKHASGLGARYTRSRKPVQVLASFELADRSSASRAEYWVKRLTAAEKRLLAAGERTLESVMPVVEVAQTVEVDEPDAADEVDALERGAC; from the coding sequence ATGGCGTGGTTTCTCTATCTGCTCGAATGCTCGGACGGCAGTGTCTACACCGGCATCGCCACCGACGTGCAGGCGCGTTTCGAAAAACACGCGAGCGGCCTCGGCGCGCGTTATACGCGCTCGCGCAAACCAGTGCAGGTGCTGGCATCGTTCGAACTCGCGGACCGCTCGAGCGCGTCGCGCGCGGAGTATTGGGTCAAGCGGCTGACCGCGGCCGAGAAGCGTCTGCTGGCGGCGGGCGAGCGGACGCTGGAATCGGTGATGCCGGTGGTGGAAGTGGCGCAGACCGTCGAAGTTGATGAGCCTGATGCAGCGGATGAAGTGGACGCATTGGAGAGAGGCGCGTGCTGA
- a CDS encoding NAD+ synthase yields the protein MKTRIALAQINVTVGDFAGNVAKIVDAARSAHSAGAKLLIAPELALSGYPPEDLLLRPAFYTASAAALADLAAQLKPFAGLHVLVGHPLREAGHGAQHGHGNANAPIQRGVPPLDTFNAASLLVDGNVAGTYRKQDLPNTEVFDEKRYFASDPQPFVFELDGVKYGVVICEDAWHASAAQMAKAAGAQVLLIPNGSPYHLNKEAVRFDILRARIRETGLPMVYVNMVGAQDELVFDGGSFVLDAQGELVARIAQFEEATAIVEFEDGKPLPGAIAPEQSLEAQVYAALVMGVRDYIGKNGFPGALIGLSGGVDSALVLAVACDALGAERVRAVMMPSRYTADISTTDAAEMARRVGVRYDEIAIAPMFDAFRGSLAGEFAGRAEDATEENIQARIRGTLLMALSNKFGSIVLTTGNKSEMAVGYCTLYGDMAGGFAVIKDIAKTLVYKLCRYRNAATTFATRDVIPERILTRAPSAELRENQTDQDSLPEYEVLDAIMRMYMEEDCSLAEIIAAGYAADDVKRVTRLIKINEYKRRQAPIGIRVTHRAFGRDWRYPITSRYTEPVE from the coding sequence ATGAAGACCCGAATCGCTCTTGCTCAAATCAATGTCACCGTCGGCGACTTCGCCGGCAATGTCGCGAAGATCGTCGATGCCGCACGCAGCGCGCACAGCGCTGGTGCGAAACTGCTGATCGCGCCTGAACTCGCGCTCTCCGGCTATCCGCCCGAAGACCTGCTGCTGCGTCCCGCGTTCTATACCGCGAGCGCGGCCGCATTGGCCGATCTTGCCGCGCAACTCAAACCGTTCGCCGGCTTGCATGTGCTCGTCGGTCATCCGTTGCGCGAGGCGGGGCATGGCGCACAGCACGGCCATGGTAATGCAAACGCGCCGATCCAGCGCGGCGTGCCGCCGCTCGATACGTTCAACGCGGCTTCGCTGCTCGTCGACGGCAACGTGGCCGGCACCTATCGCAAGCAGGATCTGCCCAATACCGAAGTGTTCGACGAGAAGCGCTACTTCGCGTCCGACCCGCAGCCGTTCGTGTTCGAACTCGACGGCGTGAAATACGGCGTGGTGATCTGCGAGGACGCGTGGCATGCGTCGGCCGCGCAAATGGCGAAGGCCGCCGGCGCGCAGGTCTTGCTGATCCCGAACGGCTCGCCGTATCACCTGAACAAGGAGGCGGTGCGCTTCGACATTCTGCGCGCGCGGATTCGCGAAACCGGCTTGCCGATGGTCTACGTGAACATGGTCGGCGCACAGGACGAACTGGTGTTCGACGGCGGCTCGTTCGTGCTCGACGCGCAGGGCGAACTCGTGGCGCGCATCGCGCAGTTCGAGGAAGCCACCGCGATCGTCGAATTCGAGGACGGCAAGCCGCTGCCCGGCGCGATCGCGCCGGAGCAATCGCTCGAAGCGCAGGTGTACGCCGCGCTCGTGATGGGCGTGCGCGACTACATCGGCAAGAACGGTTTTCCGGGCGCGTTGATCGGCCTGTCGGGCGGCGTCGATTCGGCGCTGGTGCTGGCCGTCGCGTGCGATGCGCTCGGCGCCGAACGGGTGCGCGCGGTGATGATGCCGTCGCGCTACACGGCGGACATCTCGACCACCGACGCCGCCGAGATGGCGCGCCGCGTCGGCGTGCGCTACGACGAGATCGCGATCGCGCCGATGTTCGACGCGTTCCGCGGCTCGCTCGCCGGCGAGTTCGCCGGCCGCGCGGAAGACGCGACCGAGGAGAACATCCAGGCCCGCATTCGCGGCACGCTGCTGATGGCGCTGTCGAACAAGTTCGGCTCGATCGTGCTGACCACCGGCAACAAGAGCGAGATGGCGGTGGGTTATTGCACGCTGTACGGCGACATGGCCGGCGGCTTCGCGGTGATCAAGGACATCGCCAAGACGCTGGTGTACAAGTTGTGCCGCTATCGCAATGCGGCCACCACGTTCGCCACGCGCGACGTGATTCCCGAGCGGATTCTGACGCGCGCGCCGTCGGCGGAGTTGCGCGAGAACCAGACCGACCAGGACAGCCTGCCCGAGTACGAGGTGCTCGACGCGATCATGCGCATGTACATGGAAGAGGACTGCTCGCTCGCGGAGATCATCGCGGCGGGTTACGCGGCGGACGATGTCAAACGCGTCACGCGCCTCATCAAGATCAACGAATACAAACGCCGTCAGGCGCCGATCGGCATTCGCGTCACGCATCGCGCGTTCGGCCGCGACTGGCGTTATCCGATCACGTCGCGCTACACCGAACCGGTGGAGTGA
- a CDS encoding GNAT family N-acetyltransferase, with product MNQERFDYRTGILASPSEVDAAEWNALLARQAQPTPFLRHEFLSALHATRCAVADTGWAPQFVTLTDPRTGQLAAAAPVYLKGHSYGEYVFDWAWADAYKRNGLDYYPKLLCAVPFTPVQGNRLLSADAHALRHLAATLMAFAEQADVSSLHVLFPTETESAALTGMGMMQREGVQFHWLNDGYRDFDDFLSTLEQKKRKNIRAERRKVQEAGVTMRRIRGEDIQDADWRFFSKCYRQTYREHFSSPYLNLDFFRTIGESMPENLLLVIAEYEGKPIASSLVVYQRDAATGGTLYGRYWGALEHVPCLHFETAYYQPLEFCIEEKLGAFEGGAQGEHKMARGFLPTVTRSAHWLAHPAFADAVGHFLDNEKNSIHAYVDELREHNPFKG from the coding sequence TTGAACCAGGAACGCTTTGATTATCGCACGGGCATTCTGGCGTCGCCCTCCGAGGTGGACGCCGCGGAATGGAACGCGCTGCTCGCGCGCCAGGCGCAGCCCACGCCGTTTTTGCGCCACGAATTTCTGAGTGCGCTGCATGCCACGCGCTGCGCGGTCGCCGACACCGGCTGGGCGCCGCAATTCGTCACGCTCACCGATCCGCGCACGGGCCAGCTCGCGGCTGCCGCGCCGGTGTATCTGAAGGGGCACTCGTACGGCGAGTACGTGTTCGACTGGGCCTGGGCCGACGCGTACAAACGCAACGGCCTCGACTATTACCCGAAGCTTTTGTGCGCGGTGCCGTTCACGCCGGTACAGGGCAACCGTTTGTTGTCGGCGGATGCACACGCGTTGCGTCACCTCGCGGCCACGCTGATGGCGTTCGCCGAACAGGCCGACGTGTCGTCGCTGCACGTGCTGTTTCCCACCGAAACCGAAAGCGCCGCCTTGACCGGCATGGGCATGATGCAGCGCGAAGGCGTGCAGTTTCACTGGCTGAACGACGGCTATCGCGACTTCGACGATTTCCTCTCGACGCTCGAACAGAAGAAGCGCAAGAACATTCGCGCCGAACGCCGCAAGGTACAGGAAGCCGGCGTGACGATGCGGCGCATTCGCGGCGAGGACATTCAGGACGCGGACTGGCGTTTCTTCAGCAAGTGTTATCGGCAAACCTATCGCGAGCATTTTTCGAGTCCGTATCTGAACCTCGATTTCTTCCGGACGATCGGCGAGTCGATGCCGGAGAACCTGCTGCTCGTGATCGCCGAATACGAAGGCAAACCGATCGCCAGTTCGCTCGTGGTGTATCAGCGCGACGCGGCGACCGGCGGCACGCTGTACGGCCGCTACTGGGGCGCGCTCGAACATGTGCCCTGCCTGCACTTCGAGACCGCGTACTATCAGCCGCTCGAATTCTGCATCGAGGAAAAGCTCGGTGCGTTCGAGGGCGGCGCGCAAGGCGAGCACAAGATGGCGCGCGGATTTCTGCCCACCGTCACGCGCTCCGCGCATTGGCTCGCGCATCCGGCGTTCGCGGATGCGGTCGGGCATTTTCTCGACAACGAAAAGAACAGCATCCACGCGTACGTGGACGAGCTGCGCGAACACAATCCGTTCAAAGGCTGA